A genome region from Tursiops truncatus isolate mTurTru1 chromosome 15, mTurTru1.mat.Y, whole genome shotgun sequence includes the following:
- the RHOT2 gene encoding mitochondrial Rho GTPase 2 isoform X4: protein MSCGGGAALGKGPAPLAGAALAVPGVPTRWRRRAARPVWPARLAREDARAGAGSAGAATARVGVVGGGRACTGVGLQLPAASMKRDVRILLLGEAQVGKTSLILSLVGEEFPEEVPPRAEEITIPADVTPEKVPTHIVDYSEAEQTVEELQDEIHKANVVCVVYDVSEEATIEKIRTKWIPLVNGDTKRGPRVPIILVGNKSDLRPGGSMEAVLPIMSQFPEIETCVECSAKNLKNISELFYYAQKAVLHPTAPLYDPEAKQLMPECAQALTRIFRLSDQDMDQVLSDQELNAFQMSCFGHPLAPQALEDVKVVVSKNVAGGVRDDRLTLDGFLFLNTLFIQRGRHETTWTILRRFGYGDSLELTANYLCPPLHVPPGCSTELNHRGYQFVQRMFEKHDQDRDGALSPAELQSLFSVFPAAPWGPQLPRTVRTEAGRLPLHGYLCQWTLVTYLDVQHCLEHLGYLGFPTLCEQDSQAHAITVTREKRLDQEKGQTQRNVFLCKVVGARGVGKSSFLQAFLGHGLGDAGEPAGESSAYTIDTVQVNGQEKYLILCEVGADSLLTTSADATCDIACLMFDSSHPRSFSLCASVYKRHYMDRQTPCLFVSSKADLPEGVLLPGLSPTEFCRRHRLPAPALFSCAGPAEPRAAIFTRLATMAAFPWVPGSKPLCGRPLPVPGEWHSCGVRTGVSQGCRVGLGACADAQAGPSGPGLTGCPLVWGYCHAGH from the exons ATGAGCTGCGGGGGCGGGGCGGCACTGGGCAAAGGCCCCGCCCCCCTGGCCGGCGCGGCGCTGGCAGTGCCCGGCGTGCCCACGCGGTGGCGCCGCCGGGCAGCTAGGCCGGTCTGGCCCGCCCGCCTCGCTAGAGAGGATGCGCGGGCGGGGGCCGGAAGTGCGGGCGCAGCTACAGCGCGGGTCGGGGTCGTGGGCGGGGGCCGGGCCTGCACTGGGGTCGGACTGCAGCTCCCGGCGGCCAGCATGAAGCGGGACGTGCGCATCCTGCTGCTTGGCGAGG CCCAGGTGGGGAAGACGTCGCTGATCTTGTCGCTGGTGGGCGAGGAGTTTCCCGAGGAG GTCCCTCCCCGGGCAGAAGAGATCACCATTCCCGCGGACGTCACCCCAGAGAAGGTGCCCACCCACATCGTGGATTACTCAG AGGCTGAGCAGACAGTCGAGGAGCTTCAGGACGAGATTCACAAG gCAAATGTGGTGTGCGTGGTGTATGACGTGTCTGAGGAGGCCACTATTGAGAAG ATCCGAACCAAATGGATCCCGCTGGTGAATGGGGATACCAAGAGGGGGCCCAG GGTCCCCATTATCCTGGTGGGCAACAAGTCGGACCTGCGGCCAGGGGGCTCCATGGAGGCTGTGCTGCCCATCATGAGCCAGTTCCCTGAGATCGAGACCTGTGTGGAG TGCTCGGCGAAGAACCTGAAAAACATCTCAGAGCTGTTCTACTACGCACAGAAGGCCGTGCTACACCCCACGGCCCCCCTCTATGACCCTGAGGCCAAGCAG CTGATGCCCGAGTGCGCCCAGGCCCTTACACGCATCTTCAGGCTCTCAGACCAGGACATGGACCAGGTGCTCAGTGACCAGGAGCTTAATGCTTTCCAG ATGTCCTGCTTCGGGCACCCTCTTGCCCCGCAGGCCCTGGAGGATGTGAAGGTGGTGGTGAGCAAGAATGTGGCAGGAGGCGTGCGGGATGACCGGCTGACCCTGGACG GCTTCCTTTTCTTGAACACGCTCTTCATCCAGCGAGGCCGCCACGAGACCACGTGGACCATCCTGAGGCGCTTTGGCTATGGCGACTCGCTTGAGCTGACGGCCAACTACCTCTGCCCACC GCTCCATGTGCCCCCCGGATGCAGCACCGAGCTCAACCACCGCGGCTACCAGTTTGTGCAGAGGATGTTCGAGAAGCATGACCAG GACCGAGATGGCGCCCTCTCGCCAGCAGAGCTGCAGAGCCTTTTCAGCGTGTTTCCTGCTGCTCCCTGGGGCCCCCAGCTCCCTCGCACAGTCCGCACCGAGGCCGGTCGGTTGCCTCTGCACGGGTATCTCTGCCAGTGGAC TCTGGTGACCTACTTGGACGTCCAGCACTGTCTTGAGCACCTTGGCTACCTGGGCTTCCCCACCCTCTGCGAGCAGGATTCCCAGGCCCACGCCATCACAG TCACCCGGGAGAAGAGGCTGGACCAGGAGAAGGGACAAACGCAGAGAAACGTTTTCTTGTGCAAGGTGGTAGGGGCCCGCGGAGTGGGCAAGTCCTCCTTCCTGCAGGCTTTCCTTGGCCATGGCCTGGGG GATGCTGGGGAGCCTGCCGGGGAGTCCTCTGCCTACACCATCGACACCGTGCAGGTCAACGGGCAGGAGAAGTACCTGATC CTGTGTGAGGTGGGTGCAGACAGCCTCCTGACCACCTCGGCCGACGCCACCTGTGACATCGCCTGCTTGATGTTTGACAGCAGCCACCCCAGGTCCTTCTCGCTGTGCGCCAGTGTCTACAAG cgCCACTACATGGACAGGCAGACCCCCTGCCTCTTCGTCTCCTCCAAGGCTGACTTGCCCGAAGGCGTCTTGCTGCCTGGTCTGTCTCCAACTGAGTTCTGCCGTAGGCACCGGCTGCCCGCCCCCGCCCTGTTCTCTTGTGCCGGCCCAGCCGAGCCCCGCGCGGCCATCTTCACCCGGCTCGCCACAATGGCCGCCTTCCCGTGGGTACCAGGATCGAAGCCCCTGTGTGGGAGACCCCTCCCTGTCCCAGGAGAGTGGCACAGCTGTGGTGTCAGGACTGGAGTCAGTCAAGGTTGCAGGGTGGGCCTTGGTGCCTGTGCTGATGCTCAGGCGGGGCCCTCGGGGCCTGGCCTGACAGGCTGCCCTCTAGTCTGGGGGTACTGCCATGCTGGGCACTGA